The Rhizoctonia solani chromosome 4, complete sequence genome contains a region encoding:
- a CDS encoding protein kinase C substrate 80K-H translates to MLLALATAIVIPTLALGNKLPAGVSPQNASLYAPITSTSPATWKCLDGSKTILYSAINDDFCDCPDGSDEPGTSACPNGTFYCANEGHIGATIKSSRVNDGICEPECCDGSDEPSGVCPNQCKEIGEKYRAEREAERKLRKTGAKIRSSYIAYAKKEAARLQGAINSLKKEVEEKRIEETRLKSALEHTESVDAAALEHQKQSPLYKSLVSHNAALTSLRSKQADLQAKLDTLEEILANLKRSYNPNYQDMGVLEAVRGWDAYHGVEPESESTTKQAGTDPLATEAEILEAQANSYVTEGDSEHEPAKDPEPVKEDEWTTAKLDELARADHVALLLEHSRHISGPQSDNERESILDTIQAYLPDALIPVFLNLKTWLTGSSQESTGETSEATVNARNAHNSAADALRKSERELKDSEEALAKLETGGYFGKDGEWKKLDGVCLEKDTGEYTYSVCLFGSATQKSNRDHASHSLGRFSGWNDKEGVTPGSYDYYTRQYYKGGARCWNGPERSVILDLTCGTENTIQTIAEPEKCEYLFTGTSPALCWPLDDKQENEKDELYIGPPTFGSMRISAAQSDQSKSFPTTTSMTSQARAAYRTLLREVRKSSIFPRAERGAFLNNQMHAVANSTGQTPQTFQSHVLNAATFLRAQREYKVLMDRYNPLHGLSVEEQRKATAHRVGLELPKEFKE, encoded by the exons ATGTTGCTGGCACTCGCTACAGCGATAGTAATTCCGACATTGGCATTGGGAAATAAACTTCCAGCCGGAGTGTCTCCCCAAAATGCGTCTTTATACGCACCCATAACCTCAACTAGTCCTGCGACATGGAAGTGCCTTGACGGCTCTAAAACCATCTTATATTCTGCAATCAATGATGACTTCTGTGACTGCCCAGACGGAAGTGACGAGCCAG GTACCAGCGCGTGTCCAAATGGGACCTTCTATTGTGCTAATGAGGGCCACATTGGCGCGACTATTAAAAGCTCTCGTGTGAATGACGGAATTTGTG AACCTGAATGCTGCGATGGCTCCGACGAGCCGAGTGGTGTATGCCCAAACCAGTGCAAAGAGATTGGTGAAAAATACCGTGCTGAAAGAGAGGCAGAACGTAAACTTAGAAAAACG GGAGCCAAAATCCGGTCATCATATATTGCCTACGCCAAAAAGGAAGCGGCTCGCCTGCAGGGAGCCATTAACTCCTTGAAAAAGGAGGTGGAAGAAAAGCGCATAGAGGAGACACGACTTAAATCTGCCCTTGAGCATACTGAATCGGTAGATGCTGCTGCATTAGAGCACCAAAAACAATCGC CCCTATATAAATCCCTTGTATCGCACAATGCTGCCTTGACGTCGCTCCGAAGCAAACAAGCAGACCTTCAGGCTAAACTTGATACTCTGGAAGAAATTTTGGCAAACCTGAAACGATCTTACAATCCCAACTACCAA GATATGGGAGTCCTTGAAGCAGTACGTGGATGGGATGCATACCATGGAGTTGAACCAGAATCCGAATCAACGACCAAACAAGCAGGTACAGACCCACTCGCGACCGAAGCAGAAATCCTCGAGGCTCAAGCTAATTCGTATGTCACAGAAGGAGATTCAGAACATGAGCCTGCAAAAGATCCTGAGCCTGTCAAGGAAGACGAATGGACTACGGCCAAACTGGACGAGCTTGCTAGGGCTGATCACGTCGCACTATTGCTTGAGCATTCGCGTCACATCTCAGGCCCACAGAGTGATAATGAGAGGGAAAGCATCT TGGACACTATTCAGGCATATCTTCCAGATGCTCTGATCCCAGTTTTCCTCAACCTCAAGACTTGGCTTACTGGCTCCTCCCAAGAGTCTACTGGCGAAACCTCAGAGGCTACAGTCAATGCACGTAATGCACACAACTCTGCTGCCGACGCTCTACGGAAATCTGAGCGCGAGCTAAAGGATAGCGAAGAAGCTCTCGCCAAGCTTGAGACTGGTGGGTACTTTGGAAAAGATGGAGAATGGAAGAAGCTGGACGGCGTGTGTCTTGAAAAGGACACTGGAGAGTACACGTATAGCGTGTGCCTGTTTGGCTCTGCTACTCAAAAATCGAATAGAGACCATGCATCTCATAGCCTTGG CCGCTTCTCTGGGTGGAATGATAAGGAAGGAGTGACGCCTGGGTCTTACGACTACTACACACGGCAGTATTATAAAGGTGGTGCAAGATGCTGGAACGGACCCGAGCGAAGTGTTATC CTCGATCTTACATGCGGGACCGAGAATACGATCCAAACGATCGCTGAGCCTGAAAAATGCGAGTATCTATTCACTGGTACATCGCCTGCGTTGTGCTGGCCACTTGATGACAAGCAGGAGAATGAGAAGGACGAGCTTTA TATTGGACCTCCCACTTTTGGTTCAATGCGAATAAGCGCGGCCCAAAGTGACCAATCAAAGTCATTTCCGACAACCACATCTATGACATCCCAGGCCCGAGCTGCATATCGCACCCTACTGAGGGAAGTAAGAAAGTCG tcaatttttcCACGTGCTGAACGTGGCGCGTTCCTAAACAACCAAATGCATGCAGTTGCAAACTCGACGGGGCAAACGCCACAAACCTTTCAAAGCCATGTTTTAAACGCAGCGACATTTTTGAGGGCCCAACGCGAATACAAG GTCCTCATGGATAGATACAACCCACTCCATGGTCTTTCGGTGGAGGAGCAAAGGAAGGCTACAGCTCATCGGGTTGGTCTGGAACTACCTAAAGAGTTTAAAGAATGA